In a single window of the Elaeis guineensis isolate ETL-2024a chromosome 6, EG11, whole genome shotgun sequence genome:
- the LOC105060058 gene encoding uncharacterized protein, producing the protein MGKRRYWLLKTEPKEWSWEDQRSNGGISQWDGVKNRQALNHMKAMRKGDRCFFYHSGPSNRRIVGVVEVTRPWYATSGEEGAVDVRELGEMRCPVHLKDIKAEAAMKGFALLRQPRLSVVPVPEGIWERLCEMGGGFADDGEPAEEEED; encoded by the coding sequence ATGGGGAAACGTAGGTATTGGCTACTGAAGACAGAGCCCAAGGAGTGGTCGTGGGAGGACCAGCGATCCAACGGCGGCATCTCGCAGTGGGACGGCGTCAAGAACCGGCAGGCCCTGAACCATATGAAGGCTATGCGCAAGGGCGACCGTTGCTTCTTCTACCACTCCGGTCCCTCCAACCGTCGGATCGTCGGCGTCGTTGAGGTCACGCGACCCTGGTACGCCACCTCTGGCGAAGAGGGTGCGGTGGACGTCCGGGAGTTGGGGGAGATGAGGTGCCCCGTCCATCTCAAGGACATCAAGGCGGAGGCAGCGATGAAGGGCTTCGCCCTTCTAAGGCAGCCCCGCCTCTCCGTCGTCCCCGTCCCGGAGGGCATCTGGGAGCGCCTCTGTGAGATGGGCGGAGGTTTCGCCGACGACGGGGAGCCggcggaggaagaagaagattaa